From Yersinia hibernica, a single genomic window includes:
- a CDS encoding Mu-like prophage major head subunit gpT family protein — MLVNFKNVKQIFVNLKATFQNASDQTPSDWQKVAMLVPSTSGQNDYSWLGRFPKMRKWIGDKVVRALEAFNYSIVNDDFAATVEVDRNHIEDDQLLGYAQQAQAAGQSAAELPSDIVFELLAKGFFNLCYDGQPFFDTDHPVRGASVSNKGTKRLSADTLAAAKASYGAARTAMRGFKDEEGASLKIRPTILVVPPALEDVANYLMTADRFPDNTPNIYKGTTEVLVVPELISDTAWFLLDTTRPVKPLIYQERKKPVFVEQTDYDSDSVFMRKMFLFGAEARCAGGYGFWQMAYGSTGEAA; from the coding sequence GTGCTTGTAAACTTTAAAAACGTGAAACAGATCTTCGTCAATCTGAAAGCCACCTTTCAGAATGCCTCTGATCAGACCCCAAGCGACTGGCAAAAAGTCGCCATGCTGGTGCCGTCAACCAGCGGGCAAAATGACTATAGCTGGTTGGGCCGCTTCCCCAAAATGCGCAAGTGGATTGGTGACAAGGTGGTTAGAGCCCTTGAAGCCTTTAACTACAGCATCGTCAATGATGATTTTGCCGCCACCGTGGAGGTTGACCGTAATCATATTGAGGACGATCAACTGTTGGGCTATGCCCAGCAAGCGCAAGCAGCAGGTCAGTCAGCGGCTGAATTGCCCTCTGATATCGTGTTTGAACTGCTGGCGAAAGGCTTTTTCAACCTTTGCTATGACGGTCAACCCTTCTTTGATACAGACCATCCCGTACGTGGGGCGTCCGTTTCGAACAAAGGCACCAAACGGCTGTCAGCCGATACTTTAGCTGCCGCCAAGGCCAGCTACGGCGCTGCCCGTACCGCGATGCGCGGTTTCAAAGATGAAGAAGGCGCTTCTCTCAAAATTCGCCCCACCATTTTGGTTGTCCCACCGGCGCTGGAAGATGTGGCTAATTATCTGATGACCGCGGACAGGTTCCCGGATAACACGCCAAACATCTATAAAGGGACGACGGAAGTATTGGTGGTGCCTGAACTTATCTCCGACACCGCGTGGTTTCTTCTGGACACCACACGCCCGGTCAAACCGCTTATCTATCAAGAGCGTAAAAAGCCGGTCTTCGTTGAACAGACCGACTACGACAGCGATAGCGTCTTTATGCGCAAGATGTTTCTGTTCGGTGCTGAAGCGCGTTGTGCGGGCGGGTACGGCTTCTGGCAGATGGCGTATGGCTCAACCGGGGAGGCCGCATAA